Sequence from the Microplitis demolitor isolate Queensland-Clemson2020A chromosome 2, iyMicDemo2.1a, whole genome shotgun sequence genome:
aaaaaaaaattttcatatattatatattataattatatatactctattatcgatgattatttaaaagagaatataattactcattaataagaattttgaaaaacaagTCCccttaattattgaaatttttttcattgtgccaatttatgaatttaattacaaaaaaaaaaatttttttgcgtaattatttatttttattaaaattttataatttatgcattttaaatattaaattctcaGTACATTACTTctaactattattaattatattaattattgattaaataatgacAGTAATActcttatataaaaataagaataaaaaaaattgtttttttcagaaaataaaaattttatatatatatatattcaaaaaggTTCAAATagtgtattaattattaattattaattactaattaggtaatataataatcgtaattagtgatatatttttgtagcaGCTAATagattgttaaataaaatagtacataattaaaaatattttcaaaatattatactgtactaaataacaaaaaaaagttgaaatattcaaaaattaattttcaaaaaaaaaatttttttttttattagattcttgtttttttttatttattaattagaaatataaaaaatgtgtcTCTtagaagtaaataattaagcgattattattaagaaaatctGTATATGTaatgagtatttaaaaataaataaaataatgttttttttttataaaaaaaaaattttttaataattcactgaataaatcatttttttatggaaaaatttcacacttattttttaacatctttTAATGTACGgactcgataaaaaattaaataattgcgtATAATTACGCTCCCTGATCTTTGGGTACAgagagaataattatttacaagtagAGCTCCGCTTATTTTTGACAAGCAATTATCCAGTATTGAACATATCGCTGGATAAATTTTGTCAGCAAGTATGTAACCGTGGATTGACGACACTTTTTTGATTACTAGATAACAAACTGCGGGAAGTAAGacgtaaaaatgatttaacatCTGAATTAATGCATTTTGTTGATACTTTTATACAGagtttctttaattattattcgattaaaaagttttaaattgtcaAGATGCACAATGGGACATAGAACGTCAATGGATTAATTGATTCTCAAGTCAACCATCAATACTTAAGTCATATGTATAAAGTGCCATAGGTGACAGTTTAGTCCCGAGTACGCCAGCGGACCCATCAGTGAGCCCGACTTGGCGTACTCTGCCGCAGACTATCTTTCTATTAACTCGGTCGGAGTCACAAGAATGTAGTGAACTTGGTTGCATTAACTCGGTAACAACCCAAGGTGGATAGTAACTTATCCCTATGCATCTACTCACATCCTTTGGAGTTGTAATAATATTTCCCGAGTGATAAAACTACTGACGAATTACCaacatcaattatttaaagtttgtaCTTCAGTTAGACCTTCAAGTCGCtgccgtccatcttacggcaatgaataaataatattattattttaaatttaaaattaattatttatatgaatttgtaAAGACGACAAGTCATCGAGGCTATTTTTCAACCGTAAGGATACAAAGTTAGAGCCGCTAGTTGTAATTTAGATTCTTTCGCTCTAATTTTTCTCAATCCGCCGTAAAACTGAACAGGTTACTAAGAACCATTTTGCCCCacgtgataataaaaatcttctgTCGACCATTTTGTGTTCAACGATTTCAGAAGagtttaaatatgaaaatttggtttacaattctatataaaaattttcaaaaattgttattaataaataaatactcgtataaaataaaaaaaattaaattataaattaaatactattttattccatacaaaagactagaaaaaaatttccatttgactagataattattaagtacAAAAATGCTGACTAGCTCGCTCacaaatatttgttaattaatacattaattaaaactagAGTCTCATTAATTTCAACGTGTAATCCCGCTGCTTGACAGCTAAATGCAGATCCAGTCCTTTCAGCATACGATGACGTAACTCATATTCATTTGTCAATGTCTCGCGTCTTGTATTTATCGTGTTATCATTACCATTGTGATGATTACTACTATTAACCGtaatattgtcattattacTCACGTATTTGGGTGTATGTTTTACAACATTACGCATAAAGTCAACAGTAACACGTCTACATGTATCGTAACCAGACAGTTGTATACTTTTGTCACGTACGCGATTTAATTCACTTGGTTGTGGTTTTGTCGCACGTTCAATTACTGATATCATTGATTTTGATGATCCTGGTAAATCTTTGAATACATTCGTCAGTACTTCACGCATTACGTTTTCATCTGTATCATcaccttgaaaaaaaaaaattttttttattatttatcaggaaaataataattttaatttgtggAGATTTAAGTCCGAGATACTGCCTTAGGCCTCCGTAGATCTATCTAGATCTGTATAGATCCACGTTGATCAAAGCGGAAAGAAGCAAATTATTGAActgagaattaaaatttttttttatttaaaagagatCTCAGGGgctggtaaaaaataattttaaaaaattttgatctaaAGAGATCTAGATGAATCTCAGTAGATCTAAATTTATgtcaatgtaattattaaagtacaagttgaatattaattactaaaaattttagaatgtccgttttatatggaaaaaataattggtagcagGTACAGGCAATAATCTGTTGCAGCTAATGATTTGTTTTAGCGTGCAGTGGGACAAaaagtcctaagaaaattttttttttatgtatagaCCAGATGAGGATGACTGTCTATGtgttttatggaaaatagcCCGTAGTTTTGCTCCTATTA
This genomic interval carries:
- the LOC103580217 gene encoding uncharacterized protein LOC103580217; its protein translation is MKRSCSAPCLVEDDKIKKFKGSNRNEEKNGEHEEKQEPNTREYLQLALKKIIELQNSVNDDTYFNDNTSELGDDTDENVMREVLTNVFKDLPGSSKSMISVIERATKPQPSELNRVRDKSIQLSGYDTCRRVTVDFMRNVVKHTPKYVSNNDNITVNSSNHHNGNDNTINTRRETLTNEYELRHRMLKGLDLHLAVKQRDYTLKLMRL